A section of the Pseudomonas prosekii genome encodes:
- a CDS encoding serine hydrolase domain-containing protein, giving the protein MQIQGHYELKFEAVREAFAALFDDPQERGAALCIQVGGETVIDLWAGTADKDGAEAWHSDTIANLFSCTKTFTAVTALQLVAEGKLQLDAPVARYWPEFAAAGKQSVTLRHLLCHQAGLPALRELLAPEALYDWHTMTDALAAESPWWTPGQGHGYAAITYGWLVGELLRRADGRGPGESIVARVAKPLGLDFHVGLADEEFHRVAHIARGKGNSGDATAQRLLQVTMREPTAMTTRAFTNPPSIMTSTNKPEWRRMQQPAANGHGNARSLAGFYAGLLDGSLLEGEMLDELTREHSLGEDKTLLTRTRFGLGCMLDQPDVPNATYGLGPRAFGHPGAGGSIGFADPEHDVAFGFVTNTLGPYVLMDPRAQKLAKVLATCL; this is encoded by the coding sequence GTGCAGATTCAAGGTCATTACGAGCTTAAGTTCGAAGCGGTGCGCGAAGCTTTCGCGGCATTGTTCGACGATCCCCAGGAACGTGGCGCGGCGTTGTGCATCCAGGTCGGCGGTGAAACCGTCATCGATCTATGGGCCGGTACTGCCGACAAGGATGGCGCCGAAGCCTGGCACAGCGACACCATCGCCAATCTGTTTTCCTGCACCAAGACCTTCACCGCCGTCACCGCGCTGCAACTGGTCGCCGAGGGCAAGCTGCAATTGGACGCACCGGTTGCTCGTTACTGGCCCGAATTTGCCGCTGCCGGCAAACAATCCGTCACCCTGCGCCATTTGCTCTGCCACCAGGCCGGTCTGCCGGCCCTGCGTGAATTGCTCGCCCCCGAAGCCTTGTATGACTGGCACACCATGACCGACGCGCTCGCCGCCGAATCACCGTGGTGGACGCCGGGTCAGGGCCACGGCTACGCCGCGATCACCTACGGCTGGCTGGTCGGCGAGTTGTTGCGCCGTGCCGATGGGCGTGGGCCGGGCGAATCGATTGTCGCGCGGGTGGCCAAACCGTTGGGCCTGGACTTTCATGTCGGTCTGGCTGACGAAGAGTTTCACCGCGTCGCCCACATCGCCCGTGGCAAGGGCAACAGCGGCGACGCTACGGCCCAGCGCCTGCTGCAAGTGACGATGCGCGAGCCGACGGCGATGACCACGCGCGCCTTTACCAATCCGCCGTCGATCATGACCAGCACCAACAAACCGGAATGGCGACGCATGCAGCAACCTGCCGCCAATGGCCACGGCAATGCCCGCAGCCTCGCGGGTTTTTATGCCGGGCTGCTCGATGGCAGCCTGCTGGAAGGCGAAATGCTCGACGAGCTGACCCGCGAACACAGCCTCGGCGAAGACAAGACTTTGTTGACCCGGACCCGATTCGGTCTGGGTTGCATGCTCGATCAGCCGGATGTGCCGAACGCCACGTATGGCCTTGGCCCACGGGCCTTTGGCCATCCCGGCGCCGGCGGTTCGATCGGTTTTGCTGACCCGGAACACGATGTGGCTTTCGGTTTTGTGACAAATACCTTGGGACCGTATGTTTTGATGGATCCTCGCGCGCAGAAGCTGGCAAAGGTACTTGCCACTTGTCTGTAA
- a CDS encoding beta-galactosidase, producing the protein MIRRSLPAVFALLFATPLLAAPAGQQTLFNFVRPADVVQVATQDASLPQSNAEQTAEGEVLRRVTFNPTAQPSLRLSPQSGAWDWSQSGVMSLRIQSAMSWAVTLYVKIQSNDGKTLISRVDLPPGPVQTLLVPLVASTPLNQGMKAGPPMPITFDGQRVLLASSTGELDRSQVVSVSLSMDQPKVAQSILLERFGVQDGEAVTKAAYGGVVDAYGQSTRAKWPEKVSNDEQLKAAAGKEQQQLKTWLAERAKSPLDKFGGLNKGPVFKSSGFFRTEKRDGRWYLVTPEGHPFYSIGVNTVAPDVARTYVAGREWMFEALPQAAEPLAIHYGDGDNRGGNGADQGRAFNTGRWFDFYGANLQRLYGQPCAVASETKAGVAEAAKADAVAASAEKAAEPAVKPGTAEAGIAEAAQTHAVEAAKVEQAPAEPCKAVVDEQRWASHTLDRLQAWGFNTVGNWSAPVLANADRVPYTLPLSIVGDYASISTGTDWWGGMPDPFDPRFAMATERAVAIAARDHRDDPWLIGYFADNELAWAGPGNDPKARYALAYGTLKMTTDVPAKRAFLKQLRDKYRNQAGLSKAWGIDLPAWELMEDPGFVPPLPSAEHPEIEADFKYFQKVFADTYFKTISDSLKWHAPNQLLLGGRFAISTPEAVQSCAQYCDVLSFNMYTLQPQDGYDFAALRSLDKPVLITEFNFGSADRGPFWGGVTQLAKEEDRGPAYANFLKQAISEPSIVGVHWFQYLDQPVSGRLLDGENGHFGLVGITDLPFQGFVDSVRKSNLLTVEQLGKEAEKARAEADKASHEGEGGRQGDAGKGPGKGEGHTGGHSANGH; encoded by the coding sequence ATGATTCGTCGTTCGTTGCCTGCTGTATTTGCCCTGTTGTTCGCAACGCCGTTGTTGGCCGCCCCCGCTGGCCAGCAGACGCTGTTCAACTTTGTGCGCCCCGCCGATGTGGTCCAGGTGGCGACGCAGGACGCCAGCCTGCCGCAATCCAACGCCGAACAAACGGCTGAAGGCGAAGTGCTGCGCCGGGTGACGTTTAACCCGACTGCGCAACCGTCCTTGCGCCTGAGCCCGCAAAGCGGTGCGTGGGACTGGTCGCAATCGGGCGTCATGAGCCTGCGGATCCAGAGCGCGATGAGCTGGGCGGTGACCCTCTACGTGAAAATCCAGAGCAATGACGGCAAGACGCTGATCAGCCGCGTCGACCTGCCGCCCGGTCCGGTGCAAACGCTGCTGGTGCCATTGGTCGCCAGCACGCCGCTGAATCAGGGCATGAAGGCCGGTCCGCCGATGCCGATCACGTTTGACGGTCAGCGGGTGTTGCTGGCCAGCAGCACCGGTGAACTGGACCGCAGCCAAGTGGTGTCGGTGAGTTTGTCGATGGATCAGCCTAAAGTCGCGCAAAGCATCCTGCTCGAACGCTTCGGCGTGCAGGACGGCGAGGCGGTGACCAAAGCCGCTTACGGTGGCGTGGTCGATGCTTACGGGCAATCGACCCGGGCTAAATGGCCCGAAAAAGTCAGCAACGACGAACAACTCAAAGCCGCTGCCGGCAAAGAACAGCAACAACTGAAAACCTGGCTGGCCGAGCGTGCAAAGTCGCCGCTGGATAAATTCGGTGGCTTGAACAAAGGCCCGGTGTTCAAGTCCAGCGGCTTCTTCCGCACTGAAAAGCGCGACGGCCGCTGGTACCTGGTGACCCCGGAAGGTCATCCGTTCTATTCCATCGGGGTGAACACCGTGGCGCCGGACGTGGCTCGAACCTACGTCGCCGGTCGCGAGTGGATGTTTGAAGCACTGCCCCAAGCCGCGGAGCCGCTGGCCATTCACTACGGCGACGGCGACAACCGTGGCGGCAACGGCGCTGATCAGGGCCGCGCGTTCAACACTGGCCGCTGGTTCGACTTTTATGGCGCCAACCTGCAACGCCTATATGGCCAACCGTGCGCCGTGGCCAGCGAAACCAAGGCTGGCGTCGCTGAAGCGGCCAAGGCTGACGCCGTCGCGGCAAGCGCTGAAAAAGCCGCCGAGCCAGCGGTCAAGCCTGGCACCGCAGAGGCCGGAATCGCCGAAGCGGCGCAGACCCACGCGGTCGAAGCGGCCAAAGTCGAGCAAGCTCCCGCTGAACCGTGCAAAGCCGTGGTCGACGAACAGCGCTGGGCCAGTCACACGCTGGATCGCTTGCAAGCCTGGGGTTTCAACACCGTCGGCAACTGGAGCGCGCCGGTCTTGGCCAACGCCGATCGTGTGCCGTACACCTTGCCGCTGTCGATCGTCGGCGATTACGCGAGCATCAGCACCGGCACCGATTGGTGGGGCGGCATGCCCGATCCGTTTGACCCGCGTTTTGCCATGGCCACCGAGCGTGCAGTGGCCATTGCGGCGCGCGATCATCGTGACGACCCATGGCTGATCGGCTATTTCGCCGATAACGAACTGGCGTGGGCCGGTCCCGGCAATGATCCGAAAGCCCGTTATGCCTTGGCTTACGGCACGCTGAAAATGACTACTGACGTGCCAGCCAAGCGCGCGTTTCTCAAGCAATTGCGCGATAAATATCGCAATCAGGCCGGTTTGTCGAAAGCCTGGGGCATTGATCTGCCGGCGTGGGAATTGATGGAAGACCCGGGTTTCGTGCCGCCGCTGCCAAGCGCCGAGCACCCGGAGATCGAAGCTGATTTCAAATACTTCCAGAAAGTCTTTGCCGACACTTATTTCAAGACCATTTCCGACTCGCTGAAATGGCACGCGCCGAACCAGTTGCTGCTCGGCGGCCGTTTCGCCATCAGCACCCCGGAAGCGGTGCAGTCCTGCGCGCAGTATTGCGATGTGCTGAGTTTCAACATGTACACCTTGCAGCCGCAGGACGGTTACGACTTCGCGGCGTTGCGCAGCCTCGACAAACCGGTGTTGATCACCGAATTCAACTTCGGCTCGGCGGATCGCGGCCCGTTCTGGGGCGGCGTGACGCAACTGGCCAAGGAAGAAGATCGCGGCCCGGCTTACGCCAACTTCCTCAAGCAGGCGATCAGCGAACCATCGATTGTCGGCGTGCATTGGTTCCAGTATCTGGATCAGCCAGTCAGCGGGCGTTTGCTGGATGGCGAGAACGGCCACTTTGGTCTGGTCGGCATCACCGATCTACCGTTTCAGGGCTTTGTCGACAGCGTGCGCAAAAGCAATTTGCTGACGGTTGAGCAACTCGGCAAAGAGGCCGAAAAGGCCCGCGCTGAAGCGGACAAGGCCAGCCACGAAGGCGAGGGCGGCCGCCAGGGCGACGCCGGCAAAGGCCCGGGCAAGGGCGAAGGGCATACGGGCGGGCATTCCGCGAACGGGCATTGA
- the dinG gene encoding ATP-dependent DNA helicase DinG has product MISTELKTTIQGAYSRFLEAKSLKPRYGQRLMIAEIAKVLGDIDTDDEGRRSGDPAIVAVEAGTGTGKTVAYSLAAIPTAKAAGKRLVIATATVALQEQIVYKDLPDLMRNSGLNFSFALAKGRGRYMCLSKLDMLLQEGHAQTATAQLFEEEGFKIEVDEASQKLFTSMIEKLAGNKWDGDRDSWSTALEDADWARLTTDHSQCTNRHCPNFGQCAFYKAREGMGKVDVIVTNHDMVLADLALGGGAVLPDPRDTIYVFDEGHHLPDKAIGHFAHYTRLRSTADWLETTAKNLTKLLAQHPLPGDLGKLIEQVPELAREIKTQQQFMFTACEQVADFKPGEDVEGRERPRHRFVAGVIPEHMREMGIELKKAFARLTDLFTRLTELLKEGMDGEVNIGIASNQAEEWYPLFGSLLSRSSGNWELWTAFTAEDPEDSPPMARWLTLAESGSLFDIEVNASPILAAEMLRRNLWNVAYGALVTSATLTALGTFDRFRMRAGLPKKAVTAVVPSPFHHADAGVLRVPDLKADPRDAPAHTAAIIRDLPELVEGSRGTLVLFSSRKQMQDVFDGLDRDWRKQVFIQGNLSKQETLNKHKARVDGGDSSVLFGLASFAEGVDLPGAYCEHVVIAKIPFSVPDDPVEAALAEWIEARGGNPFMEISVPDASLKLVQACGRLLRTEEDRGTITLLDRRLVTQRYGKAILNALPPFRREIS; this is encoded by the coding sequence ATGATCAGCACCGAACTCAAAACCACGATCCAGGGCGCCTACTCGCGTTTTCTTGAAGCCAAGAGCCTCAAGCCGCGTTACGGCCAACGCCTGATGATCGCCGAAATCGCCAAAGTCCTCGGTGACATCGACACCGACGACGAAGGCCGGCGCAGTGGCGACCCCGCGATTGTCGCGGTGGAAGCTGGCACCGGTACCGGTAAAACCGTGGCCTACAGCCTGGCGGCGATTCCGACGGCGAAAGCGGCGGGCAAGCGCCTGGTGATCGCCACGGCCACCGTCGCCCTGCAAGAGCAGATCGTCTACAAAGACCTGCCCGACCTGATGCGCAACAGCGGGCTGAACTTCAGCTTCGCGTTGGCCAAGGGCCGCGGGCGCTATATGTGCCTGTCCAAGCTCGACATGCTGCTGCAGGAAGGTCACGCGCAAACCGCCACCGCCCAGCTGTTCGAAGAAGAAGGCTTCAAGATCGAAGTCGATGAAGCCAGCCAGAAACTCTTCACCAGCATGATCGAAAAACTTGCCGGGAATAAATGGGACGGCGACCGCGACAGCTGGTCCACCGCCCTCGAAGACGCCGATTGGGCGCGCCTGACCACCGATCACAGCCAGTGCACCAACCGCCATTGCCCGAACTTCGGCCAGTGCGCCTTCTACAAGGCGCGCGAAGGCATGGGCAAGGTTGACGTGATTGTCACCAACCACGACATGGTCCTCGCCGACCTCGCGCTCGGCGGCGGTGCGGTGTTGCCGGATCCGCGCGACACCATTTACGTGTTCGACGAAGGTCATCACTTGCCGGACAAGGCAATCGGTCACTTCGCCCATTACACGCGCCTGCGTTCCACCGCCGACTGGCTGGAAACCACGGCCAAGAACCTGACCAAATTGCTCGCCCAGCATCCGCTGCCGGGCGACCTCGGCAAGTTGATCGAGCAGGTGCCGGAGCTGGCACGCGAGATCAAGACCCAGCAGCAATTCATGTTCACCGCGTGCGAGCAGGTCGCCGATTTCAAACCCGGCGAAGACGTCGAGGGCCGTGAGCGGCCGCGGCACCGTTTCGTCGCCGGGGTGATCCCCGAGCACATGCGCGAGATGGGCATCGAGCTGAAAAAAGCCTTCGCGCGCCTGACCGACTTGTTCACGCGCCTCACCGAACTGCTCAAGGAAGGCATGGACGGCGAGGTCAACATCGGCATCGCCAGCAACCAGGCCGAAGAATGGTATCCGCTGTTCGGCAGCCTGTTGTCGCGTTCATCCGGCAACTGGGAATTGTGGACCGCGTTCACCGCCGAAGACCCGGAAGACAGCCCGCCGATGGCCCGTTGGCTGACACTGGCGGAAAGCGGTTCGCTGTTCGACATCGAGGTCAACGCCAGCCCGATCCTCGCCGCCGAAATGCTCCGGCGCAATCTGTGGAACGTCGCTTACGGCGCGCTGGTGACCTCGGCGACGCTGACGGCACTCGGCACGTTCGACCGCTTCCGCATGCGCGCCGGCCTGCCGAAAAAAGCCGTGACCGCCGTGGTGCCGAGCCCGTTCCATCACGCCGATGCTGGCGTCTTGCGTGTGCCGGACCTGAAAGCCGATCCGCGTGACGCGCCGGCGCATACCGCGGCAATCATTCGTGATCTGCCGGAACTGGTCGAAGGTTCGCGCGGCACGTTGGTGCTGTTTTCCTCGCGCAAACAGATGCAGGACGTGTTCGACGGCCTCGACCGCGACTGGCGCAAGCAAGTGTTCATTCAAGGCAACCTGTCGAAACAGGAAACCCTGAACAAGCACAAGGCGCGGGTCGATGGCGGTGATTCCAGCGTGCTGTTCGGTCTTGCGAGTTTTGCCGAAGGCGTCGATTTGCCTGGCGCATATTGCGAGCACGTGGTGATCGCGAAGATTCCGTTCTCGGTGCCCGATGATCCGGTGGAAGCCGCGCTGGCCGAGTGGATCGAAGCACGCGGCGGCAATCCGTTCATGGAAATCTCGGTGCCGGATGCCTCGCTGAAACTGGTTCAGGCCTGCGGTCGTTTGCTCCGAACCGAAGAGGATCGCGGCACGATCACCTTGCTTGATCGGCGTCTGGTGACCCAGCGTTACGGCAAAGCGATCCTCAATGCATTGCCGCCGTTCCGGCGTGAAATTTCCTGA
- a CDS encoding CopD family protein, producing the protein MTAFSLVYTLHVLSALVWVGGMFFAWMVLRPAAMKALEGPGRLKLWVEVFQGFFRWVWVAVVILPISGVGMIHLQYAGFETAPRYVQVMMGLYVVMTALFIRIQALLLPELRTALDAQDWPTGAAALGKIRRLVGINLIVGLLLVAIASARPMF; encoded by the coding sequence ATGACCGCTTTTAGCCTCGTGTATACCCTGCATGTGCTGTCCGCCCTGGTGTGGGTCGGCGGCATGTTTTTCGCCTGGATGGTCCTGCGCCCGGCGGCGATGAAGGCCCTGGAAGGCCCCGGCCGGTTGAAGCTGTGGGTAGAAGTGTTTCAAGGTTTTTTCCGCTGGGTCTGGGTCGCGGTGGTGATTTTGCCGATCAGCGGCGTGGGCATGATTCATCTGCAATACGCCGGTTTTGAAACCGCGCCGCGTTACGTGCAGGTGATGATGGGCTTGTACGTGGTGATGACCGCGCTGTTTATCCGGATTCAGGCATTGCTGCTGCCGGAGTTGCGCACTGCGTTAGATGCGCAGGATTGGCCGACGGGTGCAGCGGCACTGGGGAAAATTCGCCGGTTGGTGGGGATCAATCTGATTGTCGGGTTGCTGCTGGTGGCGATTGCTTCGGCTCGGCCGATGTTCTAA
- a CDS encoding DUF1145 domain-containing protein: protein MKVFWGLGKLLTLLFWLVVLVNLLMPFINPLHLLVNLAGALLAVIHFLEALLCFRSLRGRAHPWRDRLKILFFGVFHLQTIPAPAVQGASHA, encoded by the coding sequence ATGAAGGTGTTTTGGGGGCTGGGGAAGCTGTTGACCCTGCTGTTCTGGTTGGTGGTGCTGGTCAACTTGCTGATGCCGTTTATCAATCCGCTGCACCTGCTGGTCAATTTGGCCGGCGCTCTGTTGGCGGTTATCCATTTTCTTGAGGCGCTGCTGTGTTTTCGCAGTCTCAGAGGTCGCGCCCATCCGTGGCGTGATCGTTTGAAGATCCTGTTTTTTGGCGTTTTTCATTTGCAAACCATTCCGGCCCCGGCCGTACAAGGGGCTTCCCATGCGTAA
- a CDS encoding OmpA family protein — protein sequence MSVLIRTVLPVLLLGSLLTGCATHSDGTAPLNQRTWPICSVIGGLVGGGLGALQSSAWAGGGAALGIVTGGLICYAQDGDEDSDGVFDRRDRCPDTPENTAVDHRGCPRPVYPVSVKPVEPAPPATEVITLSDAGNVLFDFDKSDLTPAARSELDALMTKLQNADVVSIKVIGHTDSTGSDAYNQALSERRASSVAAYLLSQGLAPNKLTSEGKGESQPVADNETDEGRAQNRRVELHINR from the coding sequence ATGAGCGTTCTCATACGCACCGTCTTGCCGGTTCTGCTGCTTGGCAGCTTGTTGACCGGTTGCGCCACTCACAGCGATGGCACTGCCCCGCTCAATCAACGTACCTGGCCGATCTGCAGCGTCATCGGCGGCCTGGTCGGCGGCGGCCTCGGTGCTCTGCAAAGTAGCGCATGGGCGGGCGGCGGAGCAGCGCTCGGAATCGTTACGGGTGGTTTGATCTGTTATGCGCAGGACGGCGACGAAGACAGCGACGGCGTATTCGACCGGCGTGATCGTTGCCCCGACACCCCGGAAAACACCGCTGTCGATCATCGCGGCTGCCCGCGGCCGGTGTACCCGGTCAGCGTCAAACCGGTCGAGCCAGCGCCGCCGGCGACGGAAGTCATTACCCTGAGCGATGCCGGCAACGTGCTGTTCGACTTCGACAAATCCGACCTCACGCCTGCCGCTCGCAGCGAGCTTGATGCACTGATGACCAAGTTGCAGAACGCCGACGTGGTCAGCATCAAAGTCATCGGCCATACCGACAGCACCGGTTCGGACGCGTACAACCAGGCATTGTCGGAGCGTCGCGCGAGCAGCGTTGCCGCCTATTTGCTGAGCCAGGGCCTGGCGCCAAACAAACTCACCAGCGAAGGCAAAGGTGAAAGCCAGCCGGTTGCCGACAATGAAACGGACGAAGGACGGGCGCAAAACCGTCGCGTCGAGTTGCACATCAATCGCTGA
- a CDS encoding OmpA family protein: MSIVRTALPLVLLTSVLTGCAGLQKTDWPSCAAVGGVVGAGLGATESTAWAGGGALFVGGMAAAYCWVHGDGDEDGDGVPDSRDKCPGTPRGVQVDADGCPPPAPAPVVEEVVIVKEETIVIRDVHFQFDKATLTPSDKLVLDKVATRLKQEASTARLTVNGHTDSVGSDAYNQKLSDKRAHSVVEYLIQGGVPRSSFVSVTGLGESQPVADNKTADGRAQNRRTEIKIER, encoded by the coding sequence ATGAGCATAGTTCGGACAGCATTACCCTTGGTGCTGCTAACCAGTGTGTTGACTGGTTGCGCAGGTTTGCAGAAAACCGACTGGCCGTCCTGTGCGGCGGTCGGCGGTGTCGTCGGTGCAGGGCTGGGTGCGACCGAAAGCACCGCGTGGGCCGGCGGCGGTGCGCTGTTTGTCGGCGGCATGGCGGCGGCGTATTGCTGGGTTCACGGTGACGGCGACGAGGACGGTGATGGCGTGCCGGACAGCCGCGACAAGTGCCCGGGCACACCGCGCGGGGTTCAGGTCGATGCTGACGGCTGCCCACCACCAGCGCCGGCGCCAGTGGTCGAGGAAGTGGTGATCGTCAAGGAAGAAACCATTGTCATCCGCGATGTGCACTTCCAGTTCGACAAAGCCACGCTGACTCCGTCCGACAAACTGGTCCTCGACAAAGTCGCGACGCGCCTGAAGCAGGAAGCGTCGACTGCGCGCCTGACCGTCAACGGCCACACCGACAGCGTCGGCAGCGATGCCTACAATCAGAAGCTCTCGGACAAACGTGCGCACTCGGTGGTGGAATACCTGATCCAGGGCGGCGTGCCGCGCAGCAGTTTTGTCTCGGTGACCGGCTTGGGCGAAAGCCAGCCAGTGGCTGATAACAAGACGGCTGATGGCCGCGCGCAGAACCGCCGCACCGAAATCAAAATCGAGCGTTAA
- a CDS encoding DUF6231 family protein, protein MIAGISSRTPQQALAALLDLYAPARLLLIGASEFPAVAAFKLAHPDSCVAHAAPGPLPPELAARRFDLALVVDCLEHLPKRDGLNLLGGIRNLNASRIAVLADLPASQWQETDFFSLALQASERFQRDDQVLTLFTYDLLDYKQVPDWLNARFWANPENFGKYWW, encoded by the coding sequence ATGATTGCAGGTATTTCTTCGCGCACGCCGCAACAGGCCTTGGCCGCTTTGCTCGACCTTTATGCACCGGCACGGCTGTTGCTGATTGGCGCCAGTGAATTCCCCGCCGTGGCGGCGTTCAAGCTCGCGCACCCGGACAGTTGCGTCGCCCACGCGGCGCCCGGGCCGTTGCCGCCAGAGCTGGCGGCGCGGCGTTTTGATCTGGCGCTGGTGGTTGATTGCCTGGAACATCTGCCCAAGCGCGATGGCCTGAATCTGCTCGGCGGCATTCGCAACCTCAACGCCAGCCGCATCGCGGTGCTGGCCGATCTGCCGGCCAGCCAATGGCAGGAAACCGACTTTTTCTCTCTGGCGCTGCAGGCCAGCGAACGCTTTCAGCGCGACGATCAGGTGCTGACGCTGTTCACCTATGATCTGCTTGACTATAAACAGGTGCCCGACTGGCTCAACGCGCGGTTCTGGGCCAATCCGGAAAACTTCGGGAAATACTGGTGGTAA
- a CDS encoding YchJ family protein, giving the protein MSTSICPCGSGTLLDACCGHYHAGHPAPCAEALMRSRYSAYVLGLVDYLVATTLPAQQAGLNRQSMSDWSAQSTWLGLEVESSEVLGGQPEHAFVTFTARWHDGSGEHSHRERSSFVQNDRRWYFIDPTVALKAGRNDACPCASGQKFKKCCAGYFGA; this is encoded by the coding sequence ATGAGTACATCCATTTGCCCCTGCGGCAGCGGCACCCTGCTCGACGCCTGCTGCGGTCATTACCATGCCGGCCACCCGGCCCCGTGCGCCGAGGCCTTGATGCGTTCGCGCTACAGCGCCTATGTGCTGGGGCTGGTCGATTATCTGGTGGCGACCACCCTGCCCGCGCAACAGGCCGGGCTGAATCGGCAGTCGATGAGCGACTGGAGCGCGCAAAGCACCTGGCTGGGGCTTGAGGTGGAAAGTTCGGAAGTGCTCGGCGGCCAACCGGAACATGCTTTCGTCACCTTCACCGCGCGCTGGCACGATGGCAGCGGTGAACACAGTCACCGCGAGCGTTCATCGTTTGTGCAGAACGACCGGCGCTGGTACTTCATCGACCCGACCGTGGCGCTCAAGGCTGGGCGCAATGACGCTTGCCCTTGTGCGAGCGGGCAGAAATTCAAGAAGTGCTGCGCAGGATATTTCGGCGCGTAA
- a CDS encoding LEA type 2 family protein: protein MTRQRHALHLFTLLILLSLGGCASWFSSDEPEPQVHLVKVEVVRAKLLEQKFLLHFRIDNPNNDDLTVRGLEYRIHLGDMLLTEGEHEHWFNVGPKRSAYFKVPIRTNLWPKVRDLVKMLKSPKQPIPYRLEGELETGLFIAHYVHLARNGVIIPADLIPE, encoded by the coding sequence ATGACCCGTCAACGCCACGCCTTACATCTGTTCACCTTGCTCATTCTTCTGAGCCTGGGCGGTTGCGCCTCCTGGTTCAGCAGCGACGAGCCCGAGCCGCAGGTGCATCTGGTCAAGGTCGAGGTGGTGCGCGCGAAACTGCTGGAGCAGAAATTCCTCCTGCACTTTCGCATCGACAATCCCAACAATGACGACTTGACCGTGCGCGGTCTGGAATACCGCATTCATCTGGGTGACATGTTGCTGACCGAGGGCGAGCATGAGCACTGGTTCAACGTCGGGCCCAAGCGCAGCGCTTATTTCAAAGTGCCGATCCGCACCAACCTGTGGCCGAAGGTGCGCGACCTGGTGAAAATGCTGAAAAGTCCCAAGCAACCCATTCCCTATCGTCTGGAAGGTGAACTGGAAACCGGTTTATTCATCGCGCACTACGTGCACCTGGCGCGTAATGGCGTGATAATCCCCGCCGATTTAATTCCGGAGTAA
- a CDS encoding SEC-C metal-binding domain-containing protein, whose protein sequence is MTQQPHVHGPDCNHDHDHDAHAHDAHAHDHHAHDHGHVHGPNCGHAHQEPVRNALKDVGRNDPCPCGNGKKFKKCHGA, encoded by the coding sequence ATGACCCAGCAACCCCACGTCCATGGCCCAGACTGCAACCACGACCACGACCATGACGCCCACGCTCACGACGCTCATGCCCATGACCATCATGCGCACGACCATGGCCACGTTCACGGCCCGAACTGCGGCCACGCCCACCAGGAACCGGTGCGCAACGCCCTGAAAGATGTCGGCCGCAACGACCCTTGCCCATGCGGCAACGGCAAAAAATTCAAGAAGTGCCACGGCGCTTGA
- a CDS encoding cysteine hydrolase family protein, translated as MELKTNAALIIIDQQKGILHPRLGRRNNPQAEERIVELLGYWRRTARPVIHVQHLSCSADSVFWPQQSGVEFQDRFQPMTGERLIQKQVPDAFCATGLEVQLREAGIEQLVIVGVATNNSVESTARTAGNLGFEAWVVEDACFTFDKADFFGNPHSAEEVHAMSLGNLQGEYATVINSEQIL; from the coding sequence ATGGAGCTCAAGACCAACGCGGCGCTGATCATCATCGATCAACAAAAAGGCATCCTGCATCCCCGGTTGGGACGTCGGAATAATCCGCAGGCTGAAGAGCGCATCGTCGAATTGCTGGGATATTGGCGCCGCACCGCGCGGCCGGTGATTCATGTGCAGCATTTGTCGTGCTCCGCGGATTCGGTGTTCTGGCCGCAGCAATCGGGCGTCGAGTTTCAGGATCGGTTTCAGCCGATGACGGGGGAGCGACTGATCCAGAAGCAAGTGCCGGACGCGTTTTGTGCGACGGGGCTGGAGGTGCAGTTGCGTGAGGCGGGGATCGAGCAATTGGTGATCGTTGGGGTGGCGACCAATAATTCAGTGGAATCCACGGCGCGAACGGCGGGGAATCTGGGGTTTGAAGCGTGGGTGGTCGAGGACGCGTGTTTTACCTTCGACAAGGCTGATTTTTTCGGCAACCCGCATTCCGCCGAGGAAGTGCATGCGATGTCGCTGGGCAATCTGCAGGGCGAGTACGCGACGGTCATCAACAGCGAACAAATCCTGTAG